In Dermacentor variabilis isolate Ectoservices chromosome 7, ASM5094787v1, whole genome shotgun sequence, a genomic segment contains:
- the LOC142588364 gene encoding tissue factor pathway inhibitor 2-like isoform X1 has translation MKSQTYIAVLFCVALECVGAVNEISWHNENCELEPDPGICRGMLKKWFYNSTSFRCETFYYGGCLGNENKFDTIIECNKKCRDPVLGVCALPEPKQICRAAFRGYRFNPQKQRCESYTYCEKNANHFVRAEDCEQQCGKFAQEPCFLPKHPGLNCTGRPQMQNYWFNSKTRACELFDYEGCGGNGNNFIEESECWRTCGKYAESNCVYPIKSGYTCPNGSKEVVFGYNTQTKRCERFVYSGCGGYPNKFRSASECWKTCGLKSGSKCMEPGPKNHLGLVKKYYYDIQSDTCKTSRYSPFSSKKNRFDTLAECEENCKERMREGDIRGI, from the exons ATGAAATCTCAGACATACATCGCAGTACTCTTCTGTGTCGCATTGG AATGCGTAGGTGCCGTCAACGAGATCTCATGGCACAACGAAAACTGTGAGCTCGAACCAGACCCAGGAATCTGCAGGGGaatgctcaagaagtggttttACAACTCCACATCTTTTCGGTGTGAAACGTTTTACTACGGAGGTTGCCTTGGAAATGAGAACAAGTTTGACACCATAATTGAGTGCAACAAGAAGTGCAGAG ATCCCGTTCTCGGAGTGTGTGCTTTGCCCGAACCCAAACAAATTTGCCGCGCAGCATTTAGGGGCTACAGGTTCAATCCACAGAAGCAAAGATGCGAATCCTATACCTACTGCGAGAAAAATGCAAATCACTTCGTAAGAGCAGAAGATTGCGAACAACAATGTGGAA AATTTGCACAGGAGCCATGCTTTCTGCCGAAACACCCTGGTCTTAACTGCACCGGACGGCCTCAAATGCAAAATTACTGGTTCAACAGTAAAACAAGAGCATGTGAACTTTTTGACTACGAAGGATGTGGAGGAAACGGAAATAACTTCATCGAAGAATCAGAGTGCTGGAGAACATGTGGCA AATATGCAGAGAGCAACTGTGTTTATCCAATAAAATCTGGATACACCTGCCCGAACGGGTCGAAGGAGGTTGTTTTCGGATACAACACCCAAACCAAGAGATGCGAGAGATTCGTCTACTCCGGCTGCGGCGGCTACCCAAACAAGTTCCGGAGCGCTAGCGAGTGTTGGAAGACTTGTGGAT TGAAATCTGGCAGCAAATGCATGGAACCAGGACCTAAAAACCACCTCGGACTGGTGAAGAAATATTACTATGATATACAAAGCGACACCTGTAAGACTTCCAGGTACTCCCCATTCTCAAGCAAAAAGAACCGATTTGACACGTTGGCAGAATGCGAGGAGAATTGCAAAG AACGGATgcgcgaaggtgacatacgggGCATATAG
- the LOC142588364 gene encoding tissue factor pathway inhibitor 2-like isoform X2, with the protein MKSQTYIAVLFCVALECVGAVNEISWHNENCELEPDPGICRGMLKKWFYNSTSFRCETFYYGGCLGNENKFDTIIECNKKCRDPVLGVCALPEPKQICRAAFRGYRFNPQKQRCESYTYCEKNANHFVRAEDCEQQCGKFAQEPCFLPKHPGLNCTGRPQMQNYWFNSKTRACELFDYEGCGGNGNNFIEESECWRTCGKYAESNCVYPIKSGYTCPNGSKEVVFGYNTQTKRCERFVYSGCGGYPNKFRSASECWKTCGLKSGSKCMEPGPKNHLGLVKKYYYDIQSDTCKTSRYSPFSSKKNRFDTLAECEENCKGNYTYLGQNI; encoded by the exons ATGAAATCTCAGACATACATCGCAGTACTCTTCTGTGTCGCATTGG AATGCGTAGGTGCCGTCAACGAGATCTCATGGCACAACGAAAACTGTGAGCTCGAACCAGACCCAGGAATCTGCAGGGGaatgctcaagaagtggttttACAACTCCACATCTTTTCGGTGTGAAACGTTTTACTACGGAGGTTGCCTTGGAAATGAGAACAAGTTTGACACCATAATTGAGTGCAACAAGAAGTGCAGAG ATCCCGTTCTCGGAGTGTGTGCTTTGCCCGAACCCAAACAAATTTGCCGCGCAGCATTTAGGGGCTACAGGTTCAATCCACAGAAGCAAAGATGCGAATCCTATACCTACTGCGAGAAAAATGCAAATCACTTCGTAAGAGCAGAAGATTGCGAACAACAATGTGGAA AATTTGCACAGGAGCCATGCTTTCTGCCGAAACACCCTGGTCTTAACTGCACCGGACGGCCTCAAATGCAAAATTACTGGTTCAACAGTAAAACAAGAGCATGTGAACTTTTTGACTACGAAGGATGTGGAGGAAACGGAAATAACTTCATCGAAGAATCAGAGTGCTGGAGAACATGTGGCA AATATGCAGAGAGCAACTGTGTTTATCCAATAAAATCTGGATACACCTGCCCGAACGGGTCGAAGGAGGTTGTTTTCGGATACAACACCCAAACCAAGAGATGCGAGAGATTCGTCTACTCCGGCTGCGGCGGCTACCCAAACAAGTTCCGGAGCGCTAGCGAGTGTTGGAAGACTTGTGGAT TGAAATCTGGCAGCAAATGCATGGAACCAGGACCTAAAAACCACCTCGGACTGGTGAAGAAATATTACTATGATATACAAAGCGACACCTGTAAGACTTCCAGGTACTCCCCATTCTCAAGCAAAAAGAACCGATTTGACACGTTGGCAGAATGCGAGGAGAATTGCAAAG GTAACTACACGTACTTGGGCCAAAATATATGA